TCACAGACGCGACGTACGCGGGGATCAACGCGGCGGACGAGCGGGAAACCACCATCTCACAGCTCGCGGGGAAAGTATCGATTACGCTCGAGACAGACGGGGGCACCTACACAGTCGGCGGCTGGTCGGCGCTGCTCGAGGACATCGAGGCGACTAGAATTACGATCGGTTCGCTCGAGTAACGCGTCTCGGTGAAAACTGGTTTGAAGGCTCGAGTAACGAGTCTCGATGGCAACGGGTTTGAAGCGGCAATTCGTGAGAGCGACAGGGCGGATTTCGGGGGTATCGTTTTTCGTCCCCGCATTCGAGACGGCGGCGCTTCGAGGACGAGGCGGTTCCTCTTCGAGAATTGGACGGTCCTTTTCGAGGACGAGACGGTCCCTAATCGACGAGACGACCCACCCTCGTAAGCGGCAGTTTTGACTATCTCACCCTCATTGACTACACCCGTTGTAACTAATCCAAAATTATAAATACACACAGTCGAGACATTCGTCTATGCCTGACAACGGCTCACAGGGAACGAGAACGGACGGCGCGGGCGTGTCGCGGCGAACAGTCCTCAACGCGGTGGGCACGGCAGGGGTGACCGGCGTCTCGGTCGGGCTCGCCGGCTGCATCTACGGCGGAAGCGGCGGCGCAGACGGCGTCGTCTGGGGGTTCGACCCGGACGCCGCCGAGGCCGTCGGCGACGAGATAGTCGACCTCTGTCACGAAAACGGGTTGAGCGAGGACATCGACGTCACGCTACAGCCGGGCGACAGCGACACGGGCGCCCGTCGAGATACGTACACGAACCTGTTACAGGCCCAGGAGACGGAGCCGGATCTCTTCCTGATGGACAACGGCTGGGTCAACACGTTCATCCAGCGCGACGACATCGCCAACCTCAGCGAAGAACTCGAGCAGTCCGAACTCGACCGGATCGACGAGGAGTACTTCGAGACATTCACCGAAACCGCCCGCGACCCGGAGAGCGGTGACCTGTACGGTGTACCGCTGTTTCCGGACTACGCGACGATGCAGTACCGCAAGGATTTCGCCAGGGAGGCGGGCTACGACGACGGCGATTTCGAGGAGTGGGCGACCGAGCCGATGACCTGGTCCGAGTGGGCCGATGTCACCGAAGACATCGTGGCAAACTCCGACGCCTCCTACGGGTTGGCCACGCAGTTCGACGTCTACGAGGGGACCGCCTGCTGTTCGTGGAACGAGGTCATGACTTCCTTTGGCGGCGCGTACTTCGGCGGCGAGGAGTACCTCTTCGGTCCGGTTGGCGACCGACCGATCACGGTCGACGAACCAGAGTTCATCGACGCGCTGCGCATGATGTACACCTTCGTCGCTACCGAGCGCGACGAGCACACGCTCGAGGAGTATCCGACCGGGCTCGCGACCCCGTCGATCACGTCGTGGATCGAAGAAGACGCGAGACAGGCGATCGCGAGTGGCGAGGCGGCCATGCAGCGAAACTGGCCGTACGCGATCGTCGACACGATCGAGAGCGACGAGAACGACGTCTCCGCCGAGGATTACGGCGCGATGCCGATTCCCTACGCTGTCTCCGAGGACGAGGCCGCCCAGCCGGGGGCGGGCGGGACGACGTCGGCACTCGGCGGCTGGCACGTCGTGCTCAACCCGTACTCCGAGCGGAAAGAAGACGCCCTCGAGGTCATGCGAATGACGATGGCAGACGACTTCAATCTGGGCCTGTTCGAGCTCTGGGGGTGGATCCCACCGAAACCCGGCCTGTTCGAAACGGAGCAAGCGACGGAGATCGAACCGATCGGCGACTACATGGAGACGCTCCGAGTCGCCGGTGAGAACGCGATGCCACGCCCCGCCACGACCGAGTGGACGAACCAGTCGGGCGTCATCGCCGAGGAAGTCAACCAGGCGGTCGCAGGCGAGAAGGCTCCGGAAGACGCCGCCGCCGATCTCCAGGAGAGTCTCGAGGAAACCGAATCCTAACGATGAGTACCGAAAACAAGTCGAGCGGCCCCGCTCGAGAATCGCGGCGATCAGGGCCGCTCGTGCGAACCGTGCGGTGGATGGAGAACCTCGGCGAAACGGGGTTCGCGTACTTCCTGTTGACGCCGGTGTTTCTCGTGCTCGGCGCGGTCGCCCTGTACCCGCTCTTGCGGACGTTCGAACTCTCCCTGTACGCGAACGTCCTCAGCGACGCCGAGTTCGTCGGCCTCGAGAACTACGCGGCGCTTCTCAGCGGCGAGGCCAGCGCGGAGTTGCCGGGGACCACGACGTTCCTTCCCGAAAACGTTCGGACGAGCGCCACGTTCCCGTTCGTCCACGTCGAGGGACTCCTTCGAAGCGCGCTCGTCGTGACACTGTTGTTTACCGTCGTGAGCGTTTTGTTCGAGACCATCATCGGCTTCGGACAGGCGCTGGTGCTGGACCAGGACTTCCGCGGTCGGCGCTGGGTCCGCGCGGCGATCATCATCCCGTGGGCGATTCCGATCGTTATCCAGGGCATGATCTTCTTTCTCATGTTCGATCCGACGGCCGGCTTTCTCACCGAATACCTCGGGCCGCTCGGGATCGTCGCACAGCAAAACACCTTGAACGATCCGACGAGTTCGCTACTGATCATCACGGTAGCCGACATCTGGAAGACGACGGCGTTCATGGCCCTGCTCATACTCGCCGGTCTCCAGAGCATCGACCGGAACCTCTACGAGGTCGCGAGGGTCGCCGGCGCGAGCCGCTGGCAGCAGTTCAAGCTGATCACGCTCCCGCTCGTGTTGCCCGCACTCGGGATCGCCGTCCTCTTTCGAACGATCAACGCGATGCGAGTCTACGGCCTCATCGACTCCGTGTCGGGCTGTTCGACGGTCCCGTCGCTCTCGTGTATGGTCGTCATGACGTTCAACACCAATCGAGGACTCGCGGCGGCCATCGCGTTCGTGACCGCGGCCGTCATCGGGCTGGTCGTCACCGTCGTCATCTACCAGCAGTACAAGGAGGGGATCTGAGATGGCGACGAGCGATACGTCGTCGACAGAGCAGACCGGCGGACCGCTCGAGCGCTGGGCCCAGAGCGTCCTCACGAACAAGGACAAACGCGACCGGCTGTACAAGCTGTTGTTCTACGTCGCAGCGGGCTTTTTCCTCGTGACGACGTTGTTCCCCTTTTACTGGCTCCTCGTCCTCGCGCTGACGCCCAACAGCCGGATCATCGCCGGCGACTGGGGCGTTTCGGTCCCGTTCGTCGGGACGGAGGTGCCGCTGCCGCACCCGCAGGGGTACAACGTCGGCGCGTTCGTCGAGGTGTTCCAGCAGGTGCCGTTCCATCTCTACGTGTTCAACAGCTTCGTGCTCGCGACGGTGACGACGATCATCGTCCTGCTCATCGCGAGTCTCGCGGGCTACGTCTTCGGTCGCCTCGAGTTCCCCGGGCGGGGGCCGCTGATGCTCGCCGTGCTCGTGGTCTCGTACTTCCCACCGGCGGCGTTTCTGGTGCCGCTTTTCGACGCGTTCCTCGGGAACGCGATCACGATTCCGTTCCTCGGGATCGAACTCTTCTCGCCGCCGCGGCTGGTGAACACGCCGGGATCGATGGTACTCCCATTTAGCGCGCTGTTCATGCCGCTCGCGATTTTCATCCTCACGACGTTCTACTCACAGATCCCCGACGGACTCGAGGACGCCGCACGAGTCGAAGGGACCACTCGACTGGGTGCACTGTTTCGGGTGATCATGCCACTCTCGGCCCCCGGAATCGCGACCGCGGCAGTGTTGACGTTCATCTCGGTCTACAACGAGTACTTCTTCAGTTCGATCATGTCGCTGCAGAACGAGCCCCAGCAGTGGTCGCCGCTTGTCGGGGGGATCCTGAGCTATCAGGATCAGTATACGACGGACTTCAACCTGATGGCGGCCGCGAGCATCATCGGCGTCATCCCCGTCGTCGTCATCGTCATCCTCGCACAGGAGCGAATCGTCAGCGGCCTCACCGCAGGGGCGCTCAAAGAGTAATCGAATCATGGTACGATAGCACATATGGCACGAGTCACACTACAGGACATCACGAAACGCTACGAGGACGTCGTCGCCGTCGACGAGATGAACCTCGAGATCGAAGACGGGGAGTTCGTCTGTCTCGTCGGCCCCTCCGGCTGTGGCAAGTCGACGACGATGGAATCGATCGCCGGGTTGACCACGCCGACCGACGGCACGATTCGGATCGGCGACACGGACGTCACGTCGCTCCCGCCGAAAGACCGCGGGGTCGCGATGGTCTTCCAGAACATCGCGCTGTTTCCCCACATGGACGTCTACGACAACATCTCGTTCGGGCTTCGTCTCCGTGACTACGAGACCGAAGAGATCGACGAGCGAGTCGAGCGGGCGACCGACATCGTCCAGCTCGAGGGTATGCTCGATCGGATGCCCGAGGAGATGTCGGGCGGCCAGCGCCAGCGCGTCGCCATCGCCCGGGCGATCGTTCGGGACCCGGCCGTCTTCCTCATGGACGAACCGCTCGCGAACTTGGACGCGAAGCTGCGCGTCCACATGCGAACCGAACTCCAGCGCTTACACCAGGAACTCGATACGACGATCGTCTACGTCACCCACGATCAGGCCGAGGCGATGACGATGTCGGATCGGATCGCCGTCATCAACGGCGGCAGACTCCAGCAGATCGACCCGCCGCTGGTCTGTTACAACGAGCCCGCGAACCTGTTCGTCGCCGGCTTCATCGGCTCGCCGTCGATGAACTTCCTCGAGGGGCGACTCACCGGGACGGGACTCGAGACCGACCACTTCGACCTCCGGCTCGATCCGGATCGGCTCCCCGGCGTGACAGACGGCGACGGCGTCACGGTGGGTATCAGGCCCGAAGACGTCTCGCTCGAGCGTGCCGAGCGGTCGCCTGAGACGCAATCGGCACCAATCGACGCGACGACGGACGTTCTCGAACCGATGGGCGACGAGATATTCGTCTACCTCGACCTCGACCGGACAGACGCAGAATCGAACGACGGCGGCATGGGCGGGTCGTCGAACCAGCTCCTGGTGAGCGTCGAACCGGACCTCGAGATAGACGCGAACGAAGCCGTGACCGTCACGCTCGATCGCTCGAAGGTGCACCTGTTCGACAGCGACTCAGGCGAGGCTCTCACGCACGGCATCGAAACGCTGCCGAGAGAGCGGAGCGAAAAACGCCAACAGCCAGCGGGTGAGGCCGATGAGTAGTCTGATCCCGATATTCTACTACGGGGGATTGCTCGTCCTGTTTTTCTTCTGGATCTACGGGATCGTCTCGTTCGCACGAGACGTGAAACGGCGAGTGATCCCGGGGATCGAACAGTATCGCCGCGGGCGACGACGGCTCGCCGAGGCGGACGAACAGGACCGAGAGCGCGAAGAAAACGAACGACAGCTCTACTGAGATCATGGACCGAAAAACAGGCCACGGAGTGACGAACCGAAGATCGAACCAGCAGCGAAGCCAGACGAAATCACCGCGATCTACCGACGAATGAACACACACTTCACACAGATACGAACCGGTATAGTCGGACTCGGAAACATCGGCGAGCATCACGCCCAGCGCCTCGAGGAACTCGACGTGTCGCTGGTCGGCGGCATGGACGTCGCCGCCCCCGCACGCGAGGAGTTCGCGAACCGACACGACGCGGCCGTCTACGAGGATCACCAGCGGCTCTACGACGACTGTGACGCGGTCATCATCACCACGCCGAACAAGTTCCACGAGGAGTACGCCGTCGACGCGCTCGAGGCGGGGCTGCACGTCCTCCTCGAGAAGCCCCTGGCACACAGCCTCGAGAGCGCAGAGCGGATCGCGGCCGCCGCGGCTGACGCCGACGGCAACTGCACGATTGGGTTCAACAATCGGTTTTTGAACGCCGTCGAGGTCATCGAGAGTCGACTGGACGAGGGAGAACTGGGTGAGATTACGCACGTCGAAGCCAACTACGTCCGGCGCCGCGGGATCCCCGGCCGCGGGTCCTGGTTCACCAACGAGGCGGTCTCCGGCGGGGGATCGCTCATCGATCTAGGCGTCCACGCGATCGACCTCGCGCTCTACCTGCTGGGCTATCCGCGGGTCGACGCGGTTTCCGGCGTGACCAGGTCCGAGTTCGGCGGACGATCCGACTACGCCTACCTACAGATGTGGGGCGACGACGTCGGTCCGGACGGGTTCGACGTCGACGATTCGACGAGCGCGTTCATCCGGTGTGCGGGGAATCGGACGATCAGTCTCGAAACCGCCTGGGCGACCAACCGACCGCCGACCCACGAGTTCGTCGTCCGCGGGACCGAAGCCGCCGCGTGTTTCGACCTGCTGGAAAACGACCTCTCGTTCTACTCCGTCCGATCCGACGGGGTCGACCAGTTCGAGGATACGGCGATTCAGACGCCCGAAAACGACACGCACGCGGACGAGCAGGAGGCGTTCTTCGACGCCATCGCGGCGGGGGAACCGGTCGAAGACAACGTTGAGCAGGCCCTGACCGTCCAGCGGGTCATCGACGCCATCTACCGCTCGAGCGAGAGCGGGTTACCGGTGACGCTGACCGAACCCGAGACGGCGACTCGAGCGGAGCCGCCGTCCCAACGACGGTAATGCTGTAACTAACGATCCAAGAAAATTTGAGCGGGCCGCCGGAGATCGGAACGGTCGGCTTACACAGCTGTGGCTGTAACATTTTATGACGAGATTTAATCACTATCGGTGCTACCTTCCGGGGCAAAGATGGCCAACAGGGGAGCGGGCGTTAGTGGACCGAGCGGTCGTCAGACGTATCGATCGACTCGATCGGATCGGCGTTGCCGAACGCCGGCACCGAATCACTACCGCTATCGAGCCAGGCGACTGCGTTGCGGAGCACTCGCCTGATCTCGGGCTGGTGGTAAACGGGATAGGTCTCGTGTCCCGGCCGGAAGTAGAAGATCCGTCCCGACCCGCGCGTGTAGCAACAGCCAGAGCGGAACACCTCACCGCCCTCGAACCAGGAGTTGAACACCAGCGTGTCCGGTTGGGGGATATCGAACCGCTCGCCGTACATCTCCGCCTCGGGAACCTCGACGTACTCGTCGATGCCGTCTGCGATCGGATGGCTCGGTTCGACGACCCAGAGGCGTTCGGTCTCCGCGGCCTCGCGCCACTTCAACGAACAGGTCGTTCCCATGAGCCGCTTGAAAATCTTCGAGTAGTGGCCCGAGTGTAAGACGAGCAGTCCCATCCCATCGAGCACGCGGTCGTGGACGCGGTCGACGACCTCGTCATCGACCTCGTCGTGAGCGGCGTGACCCCACCACGTGAGCACGTCCGTCTCCTCGAGGACGGTCTCCGTGAGTCCGTGGTCCGGTTCGTCGAGCGTCGCGGTCTCGACTTCGAAGTCGTCCGCGAGCGCGTCGGCGATTACCTCGTGGATCCCGTTGGGATAGACGTCCGCGACGGCGTCGCTCTCTCGCTCGTGACGGAACTCGTTCCAGACGGTAACGCGGGTAGCCATTACGGGAATTTCGGCAACGACGGGCAAATACGTTAGGCTTTCTCTCGTGTGAGACGGCGGCCGCGCCAGATTCACGCTGACGGAAGACACGGCGCGGTCGCACCTACCGAAAGCCCCGGAATCGTTTTTCAGGCTGGATCGCGACTACTGCGTATGGCAGACCCACTCCAAACTGGAATCATCGGCACCGGCGGCTGGGGAACCCACATCGCAGAACAGTTCCACGAACACTCGGACGCCGAGGTCGTTGCGCTCGCGGACGTCTCGTCGGAGAGTCGAACCCGGGCGGGAGAGACGCTCGAGGTATCCCCGTCACACCAGTACGAGAACCACCGGTCGATGCTCGAGCGCGAGGGGCTCGATGCCGTCCAGATCAGTTCACCCCACGAGTTCCACCACGAGCAGACGATAGCGGCGCTCGAGGAGGGCGTCCACGTCTTCTGTGAAAAACCGCTCACGCCGGGGCTCGAGCGAGCGTGCGATCTGGCGCGGAGAGTCGAGGAAAGCGATCGGGTACTGATGGTCGGCTACCAGCGCCACGTCAATCCGGCCTACGTCGCGATCCGAGAGACGATCGCAGCGGGCGATCTCGAACCGAAACTCGTGACCGCGGAGTTAACCCAGGACTGGGTCGAAACCGTCGCCGACAGCTGGCGGATGGACCCCGATCTCAGCGGCGGCGGCCAGCTCTACGATAGCGGGAGCCACCTGCTCGATGCCGTCATCTGGCTGCTCGACGACGTTCCGACGCGGGTGAGCGCGGAGATGGCGTTCCACGACGAACCGCCGGTGGACGTGCAGGCGGCGCTGTCGGTTCGATTCGAGCGCGGAACCGTCGCGAACATCACCGTCTCCGGCGA
The sequence above is drawn from the Halostagnicola kamekurae genome and encodes:
- a CDS encoding ABC transporter ATP-binding protein translates to MARVTLQDITKRYEDVVAVDEMNLEIEDGEFVCLVGPSGCGKSTTMESIAGLTTPTDGTIRIGDTDVTSLPPKDRGVAMVFQNIALFPHMDVYDNISFGLRLRDYETEEIDERVERATDIVQLEGMLDRMPEEMSGGQRQRVAIARAIVRDPAVFLMDEPLANLDAKLRVHMRTELQRLHQELDTTIVYVTHDQAEAMTMSDRIAVINGGRLQQIDPPLVCYNEPANLFVAGFIGSPSMNFLEGRLTGTGLETDHFDLRLDPDRLPGVTDGDGVTVGIRPEDVSLERAERSPETQSAPIDATTDVLEPMGDEIFVYLDLDRTDAESNDGGMGGSSNQLLVSVEPDLEIDANEAVTVTLDRSKVHLFDSDSGEALTHGIETLPRERSEKRQQPAGEADE
- a CDS encoding carbohydrate ABC transporter permease — protein: MATSDTSSTEQTGGPLERWAQSVLTNKDKRDRLYKLLFYVAAGFFLVTTLFPFYWLLVLALTPNSRIIAGDWGVSVPFVGTEVPLPHPQGYNVGAFVEVFQQVPFHLYVFNSFVLATVTTIIVLLIASLAGYVFGRLEFPGRGPLMLAVLVVSYFPPAAFLVPLFDAFLGNAITIPFLGIELFSPPRLVNTPGSMVLPFSALFMPLAIFILTTFYSQIPDGLEDAARVEGTTRLGALFRVIMPLSAPGIATAAVLTFISVYNEYFFSSIMSLQNEPQQWSPLVGGILSYQDQYTTDFNLMAAASIIGVIPVVVIVILAQERIVSGLTAGALKE
- a CDS encoding Gfo/Idh/MocA family protein, which gives rise to MNTHFTQIRTGIVGLGNIGEHHAQRLEELDVSLVGGMDVAAPAREEFANRHDAAVYEDHQRLYDDCDAVIITTPNKFHEEYAVDALEAGLHVLLEKPLAHSLESAERIAAAAADADGNCTIGFNNRFLNAVEVIESRLDEGELGEITHVEANYVRRRGIPGRGSWFTNEAVSGGGSLIDLGVHAIDLALYLLGYPRVDAVSGVTRSEFGGRSDYAYLQMWGDDVGPDGFDVDDSTSAFIRCAGNRTISLETAWATNRPPTHEFVVRGTEAAACFDLLENDLSFYSVRSDGVDQFEDTAIQTPENDTHADEQEAFFDAIAAGEPVEDNVEQALTVQRVIDAIYRSSESGLPVTLTEPETATRAEPPSQRR
- a CDS encoding ThuA domain-containing protein; the encoded protein is MATRVTVWNEFRHERESDAVADVYPNGIHEVIADALADDFEVETATLDEPDHGLTETVLEETDVLTWWGHAAHDEVDDEVVDRVHDRVLDGMGLLVLHSGHYSKIFKRLMGTTCSLKWREAAETERLWVVEPSHPIADGIDEYVEVPEAEMYGERFDIPQPDTLVFNSWFEGGEVFRSGCCYTRGSGRIFYFRPGHETYPVYHQPEIRRVLRNAVAWLDSGSDSVPAFGNADPIESIDTSDDRSVH
- a CDS encoding extracellular solute-binding protein, with the translated sequence MPDNGSQGTRTDGAGVSRRTVLNAVGTAGVTGVSVGLAGCIYGGSGGADGVVWGFDPDAAEAVGDEIVDLCHENGLSEDIDVTLQPGDSDTGARRDTYTNLLQAQETEPDLFLMDNGWVNTFIQRDDIANLSEELEQSELDRIDEEYFETFTETARDPESGDLYGVPLFPDYATMQYRKDFAREAGYDDGDFEEWATEPMTWSEWADVTEDIVANSDASYGLATQFDVYEGTACCSWNEVMTSFGGAYFGGEEYLFGPVGDRPITVDEPEFIDALRMMYTFVATERDEHTLEEYPTGLATPSITSWIEEDARQAIASGEAAMQRNWPYAIVDTIESDENDVSAEDYGAMPIPYAVSEDEAAQPGAGGTTSALGGWHVVLNPYSERKEDALEVMRMTMADDFNLGLFELWGWIPPKPGLFETEQATEIEPIGDYMETLRVAGENAMPRPATTEWTNQSGVIAEEVNQAVAGEKAPEDAAADLQESLEETES
- a CDS encoding carbohydrate ABC transporter permease, producing MSTENKSSGPARESRRSGPLVRTVRWMENLGETGFAYFLLTPVFLVLGAVALYPLLRTFELSLYANVLSDAEFVGLENYAALLSGEASAELPGTTTFLPENVRTSATFPFVHVEGLLRSALVVTLLFTVVSVLFETIIGFGQALVLDQDFRGRRWVRAAIIIPWAIPIVIQGMIFFLMFDPTAGFLTEYLGPLGIVAQQNTLNDPTSSLLIITVADIWKTTAFMALLILAGLQSIDRNLYEVARVAGASRWQQFKLITLPLVLPALGIAVLFRTINAMRVYGLIDSVSGCSTVPSLSCMVVMTFNTNRGLAAAIAFVTAAVIGLVVTVVIYQQYKEGI
- a CDS encoding Gfo/Idh/MocA family protein: MADPLQTGIIGTGGWGTHIAEQFHEHSDAEVVALADVSSESRTRAGETLEVSPSHQYENHRSMLEREGLDAVQISSPHEFHHEQTIAALEEGVHVFCEKPLTPGLERACDLARRVEESDRVLMVGYQRHVNPAYVAIRETIAAGDLEPKLVTAELTQDWVETVADSWRMDPDLSGGGQLYDSGSHLLDAVIWLLDDVPTRVSAEMAFHDEPPVDVQAALSVRFERGTVANITVSGDSPDVTERIAVRGDGGRCLLEGSGWTDRNVTITDSSGDVRRSVAAGLSSYDKVDAFVESVRIGTEPPATATDALRATALTEAAYDSARRGERVSVEPN